Proteins from one Bradyrhizobium roseum genomic window:
- a CDS encoding zinc-dependent alcohol dehydrogenase — protein sequence MRALCWHGKNDVRVDTVPDPKIQHARDAIIKITACAICGSDLHLLDGYQPTMESGDILGHENMGEVIELGSEVTNLKIGDRVVVPFTISCGQCWFCQQGLFSCCDRTNPNAEIAAKAMGQSPAGLFGFSHMLGGYSGGQAEYLRVPMADVGPIKVPDSLTDEQALFLSDIFPTGYMAAVNAQIEPGDTVAIWGCGPVGQFAIRSALMLGAGRVIAIDEVPERLAMAEAGGAETIDFSKTDVYDELMKRTNKRGPDSCIDAVGCEASGHGAADAVLDKVKAATFLATDRVHVLREAIMCCRKAGTVSIPGVYVGMGDKIPLGAAMNKGLTIKTGQTHVQAYTKPLLEKIVAGEIDPSFVVTHPASLEDAPEMYRKFRDKEAGVIKVVMRPG from the coding sequence ATGCGCGCACTGTGCTGGCACGGCAAGAATGACGTTCGCGTGGACACCGTTCCGGATCCCAAGATCCAGCATGCGCGCGACGCCATCATCAAGATCACCGCCTGCGCGATCTGCGGCTCCGACCTCCATCTCCTCGATGGCTATCAGCCGACCATGGAGAGCGGCGATATCCTCGGGCATGAGAACATGGGCGAGGTGATCGAGCTCGGCTCAGAGGTTACCAATCTGAAGATCGGCGATCGGGTCGTCGTTCCCTTTACGATCAGCTGTGGCCAATGCTGGTTCTGCCAGCAGGGCCTGTTCTCCTGTTGCGACCGCACCAATCCCAATGCCGAAATCGCTGCGAAGGCCATGGGGCAATCGCCGGCAGGGCTGTTCGGTTTCAGTCACATGCTCGGCGGGTACTCGGGCGGGCAGGCCGAATATCTCCGCGTCCCGATGGCCGATGTGGGGCCGATCAAGGTGCCGGACAGCTTGACCGATGAACAGGCGCTGTTCCTGTCCGATATCTTCCCGACTGGTTACATGGCTGCTGTCAACGCGCAGATCGAACCGGGCGACACCGTTGCGATCTGGGGCTGCGGTCCCGTGGGACAGTTTGCGATCCGCTCCGCTCTCATGCTGGGGGCCGGGCGCGTCATCGCCATTGATGAAGTGCCGGAGCGGCTGGCCATGGCCGAAGCCGGCGGCGCGGAAACGATCGATTTTTCGAAAACCGACGTTTACGACGAGCTTATGAAACGCACCAACAAGCGTGGTCCGGACAGCTGCATCGATGCCGTCGGCTGCGAGGCGTCCGGTCACGGCGCTGCGGATGCCGTTCTGGATAAGGTCAAGGCAGCGACCTTCCTGGCAACGGACCGCGTCCATGTCCTCCGGGAAGCTATCATGTGCTGCCGCAAGGCTGGCACTGTTTCAATCCCGGGCGTGTATGTCGGCATGGGCGACAAGATCCCGCTCGGCGCTGCGATGAACAAGGGCCTCACCATCAAGACCGGGCAGACCCACGTGCAGGCTTACACCAAGCCTCTGCTGGAAAAGATCGTGGCAGGAGAAATCGACCCGAGCTTCGTCGTCACGCATCCTGCAAGTCTCGAAGACGCACCCGAGATGTACCGGAAATTTCGCGACAAGGAGGCCGGTGTGATCAAGGTCGTGATGCGGCCGGGCTGA
- the gntA gene encoding guanitoxin biosynthesis heme-dependent pre-guanitoxin N-hydroxylase GntA, with the protein MTSPSLAEKFRNLIHQTDFPCVGAKSALAKGTLDVLIARDMTSNWDDRRIYDGITRIARSYRSDRELFQSFAVIFEGPVDLDETAFEKFLWARAESLTNKDAWLGTSRDTRVSSDPEDPHFSLSFGEEAFFIVGLHPRASRPARRFERPALVFNLHDQFEQLREQGRYERMRAKIIERDVALAGSPNPMLARHGTISEARQYSGRNVAEPGWVCPFNPVERP; encoded by the coding sequence ATGACATCGCCAAGCCTTGCCGAGAAGTTTCGCAACCTGATCCATCAAACCGACTTTCCGTGCGTCGGCGCCAAATCCGCCCTGGCAAAGGGCACACTGGACGTGCTGATTGCGCGCGACATGACATCCAACTGGGACGACCGCCGCATCTACGACGGCATTACCCGCATTGCGCGGTCGTATCGCAGTGACCGCGAACTCTTTCAGAGTTTCGCGGTGATCTTCGAGGGGCCCGTCGACCTGGACGAAACGGCATTCGAGAAATTTCTGTGGGCGCGCGCAGAAAGTCTCACCAATAAGGATGCGTGGCTGGGAACGTCGCGCGACACCCGTGTCAGCAGCGATCCGGAGGACCCGCACTTTTCGCTGAGTTTTGGTGAGGAAGCTTTTTTCATTGTCGGACTGCACCCGCGCGCCAGCCGGCCGGCGCGCCGCTTTGAACGGCCGGCGCTGGTTTTCAATCTTCACGACCAGTTCGAGCAGCTGCGCGAGCAGGGCCGATACGAACGGATGCGCGCCAAGATCATCGAAAGAGACGTGGCGCTGGCGGGCTCGCCCAACCCGATGCTGGCACGGCACGGCACGATTTCCGAGGCGCGGCAATACAGCGGCCGCAACGTCGCCGAACCGGGATGGGTTTGTCCCTTCAATCCCGTGGAGCGCCCGTGA
- a CDS encoding urea carboxylase-associated family protein — translation MDPTLIPPRSGTAFRLARGESLTVIDPQGQQVADLVAFSATDLREVISSGRSLDYASKLYLTEGDPIYSNRSNVMLRIVEDTVGRHDFLLTPCSKDTFRIIYHDEDPHPGCFGNLATALAPFGIEPDHIPVAFNCFMNVVIQPTGTFTVEAPISKSGDFIRFRAEMDLVIGLTACSALQSNNYAFKPIAYVVG, via the coding sequence ATGGATCCCACACTCATTCCGCCGCGCTCGGGAACGGCATTTCGGCTGGCCCGCGGTGAATCGCTGACCGTGATCGATCCGCAGGGGCAACAGGTGGCGGATCTCGTCGCATTCAGCGCAACTGACCTGCGTGAGGTCATCTCGTCAGGCCGAAGCCTGGATTACGCCAGCAAGCTGTACCTGACCGAAGGTGATCCCATCTACTCCAACCGCAGCAATGTCATGCTGCGCATCGTCGAGGACACAGTTGGACGGCATGACTTCCTGCTGACGCCCTGCTCCAAGGACACGTTCAGGATCATCTATCATGATGAAGACCCGCACCCGGGATGCTTTGGAAATCTCGCGACCGCGTTGGCGCCGTTCGGAATCGAACCGGATCACATACCGGTTGCTTTCAATTGCTTCATGAATGTGGTGATCCAGCCTACTGGCACCTTCACCGTGGAAGCTCCCATCAGCAAGAGCGGCGACTTCATCAGGTTCAGGGCCGAGATGGATCTCGTGATCGGCCTGACGGCATGCTCGGCCTTGCAGTCCAACAACTACGCTTTCAAGCCGATTGCTTACGTCGTCGGCTGA
- a CDS encoding NAD+ synthase, translated as MTEPKFIISLAQLNPTVGDVTGNAAKARAAREQAKADGADLLVLPELFICGYPPEDLVLKPAFQSACRAAVEALARETAGGGPAVLIGTPWVEDGKLYNACALLDQGRIAALRYKANLPNYGVFDEKRLFARGPAAGPVTVKGVRVGVPICEDIWLEESEEYENVVECLAETGAEILVVPNGSPYARDKNDLRLSIVVARVTESGLPLVYLNQIGGQDELVFDGASFALNADLSVAAQLPAFEENITTLHWTKTADGWRCAGPVAPLLEGDKGDYAACVLGLRDYVRKNGFPGVLLGVSGGIDSALCAAIAVDALGADKVRGVMLPFRFTAQVSLDDAAKLAKALGFPYEVLPIADAVNGFEKILSKPFAGLPRDITEENLQARTRGTLLMAISNKTGAMVVTTGNKSEMSVGYATIYGDMNGGFNPIKDIYKTEVFRLSSLRNEWKPDGALGPSGEVIPVNIITRPPTAELRENQTDQDSLPPYDMLDGILERLVEREEPLATIIAAGFPAEMVTRIDRLLNLAEYKRRQAAPGVKVTEKNFGRDRRYPITNRFRDNGKALPAPDEKLVARAGRASAEAFEG; from the coding sequence ATGACCGAACCCAAGTTCATAATTTCGCTGGCTCAGTTGAACCCGACGGTCGGCGATGTCACCGGCAACGCCGCCAAGGCGCGCGCCGCGCGCGAGCAAGCCAAGGCCGACGGCGCCGATCTGCTGGTGCTGCCCGAATTGTTCATCTGCGGCTATCCGCCGGAAGACCTGGTGCTGAAGCCTGCGTTTCAGTCGGCCTGCCGCGCGGCTGTCGAGGCACTGGCGCGCGAGACGGCGGGCGGCGGGCCCGCGGTGCTGATCGGCACGCCCTGGGTTGAGGACGGCAAGCTTTATAATGCCTGCGCGCTGCTCGATCAGGGCCGCATCGCTGCCCTTCGATACAAGGCCAATCTGCCGAACTACGGCGTGTTCGACGAAAAGCGCCTGTTCGCACGCGGTCCGGCCGCGGGCCCGGTCACGGTCAAAGGCGTGCGGGTCGGCGTTCCCATCTGCGAGGACATCTGGCTCGAAGAGTCCGAAGAGTACGAAAACGTCGTCGAATGCCTCGCCGAGACCGGCGCGGAAATCCTGGTCGTGCCGAACGGCTCGCCCTATGCGCGCGACAAGAACGATCTGCGGCTGTCGATCGTGGTGGCCCGCGTCACCGAGAGCGGCCTGCCGCTGGTCTATCTCAACCAGATCGGCGGGCAGGATGAGCTGGTGTTCGACGGCGCGTCGTTCGCGCTGAACGCCGATCTTTCCGTTGCAGCGCAACTGCCGGCATTCGAGGAAAACATCACCACGCTGCACTGGACCAAGACCGCTGACGGCTGGCGCTGCGCCGGACCGGTTGCGCCGCTGCTGGAGGGCGACAAGGGCGATTATGCGGCCTGCGTGCTGGGCCTGCGCGACTACGTGCGCAAGAACGGCTTTCCGGGCGTATTGCTTGGCGTTTCCGGTGGCATCGATTCCGCGCTGTGCGCGGCCATCGCGGTCGACGCGCTCGGCGCCGACAAGGTCCGCGGCGTGATGCTGCCGTTCCGGTTTACCGCGCAGGTCTCGCTCGACGACGCCGCCAAACTCGCCAAGGCGCTCGGCTTTCCCTACGAAGTGCTGCCGATCGCCGACGCCGTGAACGGATTTGAAAAGATCCTGTCAAAACCCTTTGCCGGTTTGCCGCGGGACATCACCGAGGAAAATCTGCAGGCGCGTACCCGCGGCACGCTGCTGATGGCGATTTCCAACAAGACCGGCGCGATGGTGGTCACGACCGGCAACAAGTCGGAAATGTCGGTCGGCTATGCCACCATCTATGGCGACATGAACGGCGGCTTCAATCCGATCAAGGACATCTACAAAACCGAGGTGTTCCGGCTCTCCAGCCTGCGCAACGAATGGAAGCCGGACGGCGCGCTCGGTCCGTCGGGCGAGGTGATCCCGGTCAACATCATCACCCGCCCGCCGACCGCTGAGTTGCGCGAGAACCAGACCGACCAGGATTCGCTGCCGCCTTACGACATGCTCGACGGAATTCTCGAGCGCCTGGTGGAGCGCGAGGAGCCGCTGGCGACGATCATCGCCGCTGGCTTCCCGGCCGAAATGGTGACGCGGATCGATCGGCTGCTCAACCTCGCCGAATACAAGCGCCGGCAGGCAGCCCCAGGCGTCAAGGTGACGGAAAAGAATTTTGGCCGCGACCGCCGCTATCCCATCACCAACCGTTTTCGCGATAACGGCAAGGCGCTGCCCGCGCCCGACGAGAAGCTGGTCGCGCGCGCCGGCCGCGCTTCGGCAGAGGCGTTTGAGGGATAG
- a CDS encoding diacylglycerol kinase: MLRLWRATINTRNGLAFAIRSEQAVREELLALALSVPLAWLVGASVMRRVELVAAVAFVLVVEILNTAIEKLADRLTTEHDPQIGRVKDMGSAAVGVALLMSGAFWLFAIAERIGAF, from the coding sequence TTGCTGCGACTCTGGCGTGCCACCATCAACACGCGCAACGGCCTCGCCTTTGCGATCCGCTCGGAGCAGGCCGTCCGTGAGGAACTTCTGGCGCTGGCGCTGTCGGTGCCGCTGGCCTGGCTGGTCGGCGCGAGCGTGATGCGCCGCGTGGAACTGGTCGCGGCCGTGGCCTTCGTGCTGGTGGTCGAGATTCTCAATACCGCGATCGAGAAGCTCGCCGACCGGCTCACCACCGAGCATGATCCGCAGATCGGCCGGGTCAAGGACATGGGCTCGGCGGCGGTCGGCGTCGCGCTCCTGATGTCCGGCGCGTTCTGGCTGTTCGCCATCGCCGAACGCATAGGCGCGTTCTAA
- a CDS encoding class II 3-deoxy-7-phosphoheptulonate synthase yields MSERWTPDSWRSRPVLQVPDYPDAKALADVEAQLATFPPLVFAGEARNLKKALARVAAGEAFLLQGGDCAESFAEHGANNIRDFFRVLLQMAVVLTYAGALPVVKVGRIAGQFAKPRSSNTEKINGVELPSYRGDIINDIAFTPEARIPDPQRQLNAYRQSAATLNLLRAFATGGFANLGSVHQWMLGFLKDSPQSRRYKELADRISDALNFMRACGLDLESHPELRATDFYTSHEALLLGYEQAFTRVDSTTGDWYATSGHMIWIGDRTRQLDHGHVEYFRGIKNPIGLKCGPSLKPDELLKLIDILNPDNEPGRLTLINRFGSDKVGDHLAPLIRAVKREGRVVVWSCDPMHGNTITSTSGYKTRPFDRVLSEVKSFFAIHAAEGTHAGGVHLEMTGQDVTECIGGARAITDEDLNDRYHTVCDPRLNAEQSIDMAFLIAELLKQERGAKPMPAAAGL; encoded by the coding sequence ATGTCCGAGCGGTGGACGCCCGATAGCTGGCGCAGCAGGCCGGTGCTGCAGGTGCCGGACTATCCCGACGCCAAGGCGTTGGCCGATGTCGAGGCGCAGCTTGCCACCTTTCCGCCGCTGGTGTTCGCCGGCGAGGCCCGCAACCTGAAAAAGGCGCTAGCCCGCGTCGCCGCAGGCGAGGCCTTCCTCCTGCAGGGCGGCGACTGTGCCGAGAGCTTTGCCGAGCACGGTGCCAACAACATCCGCGACTTCTTCCGCGTGCTGCTGCAGATGGCCGTGGTGCTGACCTATGCCGGCGCGCTGCCGGTGGTGAAGGTCGGCCGGATCGCCGGGCAGTTCGCCAAACCGCGTTCCTCGAACACCGAAAAGATCAACGGCGTCGAGCTGCCGAGCTATCGCGGCGACATCATCAATGACATCGCGTTCACGCCGGAAGCGCGGATTCCGGATCCGCAGCGCCAGTTGAACGCCTACCGGCAATCGGCCGCGACGCTGAACCTGCTGCGGGCGTTCGCGACCGGCGGCTTTGCCAACCTGGGAAGCGTGCATCAGTGGATGCTCGGCTTTCTCAAGGACTCCCCGCAGTCGCGCCGCTACAAGGAACTGGCGGACCGGATCTCGGACGCGCTGAATTTCATGCGCGCCTGCGGCCTCGATCTCGAGAGCCATCCCGAGCTGCGCGCCACCGATTTCTACACCAGCCACGAGGCGCTGCTGCTGGGATACGAGCAAGCCTTCACCCGGGTCGATTCCACCACCGGCGACTGGTACGCGACCTCGGGCCACATGATCTGGATCGGCGACCGCACCCGCCAGCTCGACCATGGCCATGTCGAATATTTCCGCGGCATCAAGAACCCGATCGGCCTGAAATGCGGCCCGTCGCTGAAGCCGGATGAACTCTTGAAGTTGATCGACATCCTCAATCCCGACAACGAGCCCGGACGGCTGACGCTGATCAACCGCTTCGGCTCCGACAAGGTCGGCGATCATCTGGCGCCGCTGATCCGCGCCGTGAAGCGGGAAGGGCGCGTCGTGGTCTGGTCGTGCGATCCGATGCATGGCAACACCATCACCTCGACCTCGGGCTACAAGACCCGGCCGTTCGACCGCGTGCTGTCGGAGGTCAAGTCGTTCTTCGCCATCCACGCGGCGGAAGGGACGCATGCCGGTGGCGTTCACCTGGAGATGACCGGGCAGGATGTCACCGAATGCATCGGCGGTGCCCGCGCCATCACCGACGAGGATCTCAACGACCGTTATCATACGGTTTGCGATCCGCGCCTCAACGCCGAACAATCCATCGACATGGCCTTCCTGATCGCCGAACTGCTGAAGCAGGAACGTGGGGCCAAGCCGATGCCGGCCGCAGCGGGGCTTTGA
- a CDS encoding alpha/beta hydrolase family protein — protein sequence MEHAVADPRLDDVFIDDITVPATDGYSLAATLYLPRGAKRHAVLINSATAVPRKFYRGFAGHLARRGCAVLTYDYRGTGDSRPKAQDGQDQPKSLAGFKASMSDWACRDIVATVAWMRERYAELPFAYVGHSFGGQALGLLPNNFEIPRALLIAAQAGYWKLMASPERYRVYAMLNLVGVPLTRALGYMPGKAGLGMDLPKDAFLQWVGWVMSPRYLFDSRLGELQNFPRYRGALRAICLSDDPWATRPAVELLCSGFTSITPEIVTVTPAEAGVSRIGHMGFFRPEHRDTLWRDAAEWIEAGE from the coding sequence ATGGAGCATGCGGTGGCCGACCCGAGGCTGGACGACGTTTTCATCGACGATATCACGGTGCCCGCGACGGACGGATACTCACTCGCCGCGACGCTGTATCTGCCCCGGGGAGCCAAGCGCCACGCCGTTCTGATCAATTCGGCGACCGCCGTCCCCCGCAAATTCTACCGGGGCTTTGCCGGCCACCTCGCCAGACGCGGCTGCGCGGTACTGACCTACGACTATCGCGGCACCGGTGACAGCAGGCCGAAGGCGCAGGACGGTCAGGACCAGCCGAAATCGCTGGCCGGCTTCAAGGCCTCGATGTCGGACTGGGCGTGCCGGGATATCGTCGCGACGGTTGCCTGGATGCGCGAGCGCTACGCGGAGCTGCCGTTCGCCTATGTCGGGCATTCGTTCGGCGGCCAGGCGCTCGGCCTGCTGCCGAACAATTTCGAGATTCCGCGCGCGCTGCTGATCGCGGCCCAGGCCGGCTACTGGAAGCTGATGGCCTCGCCGGAGCGCTACCGCGTCTATGCGATGCTCAATCTTGTCGGCGTACCCCTCACCCGCGCGCTCGGCTACATGCCTGGCAAGGCCGGCCTCGGCATGGACCTGCCGAAGGACGCGTTTCTGCAATGGGTCGGCTGGGTGATGAGCCCGCGCTATCTGTTCGATTCCCGGCTGGGCGAATTGCAGAATTTTCCACGGTACAGGGGCGCCTTGCGCGCGATCTGCCTATCCGACGATCCCTGGGCGACGCGGCCTGCCGTCGAACTGCTGTGCTCGGGCTTTACCTCGATCACGCCGGAGATCGTCACGGTGACGCCGGCCGAGGCCGGCGTGAGCCGGATCGGGCACATGGGATTCTTCAGGCCCGAGCATCGCGACACACTGTGGCGGGATGCGGCGGAATGGATCGAGGCGGGGGAGTAG
- a CDS encoding Crp/Fnr family transcriptional regulator translates to MTDIGNDTAGILLAEEEDLVPRQQSLIERLPPAARDRVKAYGEEQSYQLGETLFRHGDHHDGIVIIESGLIRSFYTAPSGREITLAYWLPGNFVGGPDVFGGGVHMWTAVAARRSVVTRLPGAGLRDLAREVPDLALGIIDALVFKARCYSSLAQMLGTRSLTQRLAQVLLHLAHTYGFEEDEAGRGITIAAAFTHAEIANLIGGTRQWVTISLNRLQKAGVLSQKRGLLVIRRIDLLSSAASATEE, encoded by the coding sequence ATGACTGACATCGGCAACGACACAGCGGGAATCCTGCTTGCTGAAGAAGAAGACCTCGTCCCGCGTCAGCAGAGCCTGATCGAGCGTCTTCCGCCGGCGGCGCGTGACCGGGTCAAGGCGTATGGTGAGGAGCAAAGCTACCAACTCGGCGAAACACTGTTTCGACACGGCGATCATCACGACGGCATCGTGATCATCGAGAGCGGCTTAATCCGCAGCTTCTACACCGCGCCATCGGGCCGGGAAATCACGCTGGCCTATTGGCTGCCAGGCAACTTTGTCGGCGGCCCCGACGTCTTTGGCGGCGGGGTCCACATGTGGACCGCGGTTGCGGCCCGGCGCAGCGTCGTCACACGGCTACCGGGTGCAGGCCTCCGAGACCTCGCGCGCGAAGTGCCTGACCTCGCGCTCGGCATCATCGACGCGCTTGTCTTCAAAGCGAGGTGCTACTCCTCGCTGGCGCAGATGCTGGGCACGCGCTCCCTGACCCAACGGCTGGCCCAGGTGCTGCTTCACCTCGCCCATACCTACGGCTTCGAAGAAGACGAAGCCGGCCGGGGCATCACCATCGCAGCCGCCTTCACCCACGCTGAGATTGCGAACCTGATCGGCGGCACCCGGCAGTGGGTAACGATCAGTCTCAACCGCCTGCAGAAGGCCGGCGTTCTCAGCCAGAAGCGCGGCCTGCTCGTGATCCGCCGCATCGATCTGCTGTCCTCGGCGGCCTCCGCGACCGAAGAGTAG
- a CDS encoding M20 family metallopeptidase, giving the protein MQSTIEIERAELTTIERRVLDRITEQAWLDLTCELVPAGQPEAENPLDPDEAPAREEGAAHFIADKLTDMGFEVSFHTKREGRPNVVGVLEGTGGGPSLILNDHLDTYPAGDWNAWTMTGGHPFRPTRHGNRLYARGTSDTRGNLACTLLAARAIREAGVALRGTLKCVYTADEEKNGPDGSIFLLDECGLDADYTIVCEPTGWTRPDGSWGMGIAVANGGNFLVEIETRGIKTHIWRPDTGINAIGKMARLLAAFETMTFTHTPARLAGGTPPTASIVRMQGGVRREMQFTPDICHGVLAVVGILPGMTRESVMADIQRVIDACMKADPDLKATARPYPGALFVDGTLEQDELADPTAALGRSYRRILKEAPAFYRKNAFNDTIRFAERGRAAITFGPGEDGWPPVNEYIHIDKAVAATKILALAVLELLGTAE; this is encoded by the coding sequence ATGCAGTCGACCATCGAAATTGAACGAGCCGAGCTGACGACGATCGAACGGCGCGTGTTGGACCGCATTACCGAACAAGCGTGGCTCGACCTGACCTGCGAGCTGGTGCCGGCAGGCCAGCCGGAGGCGGAGAACCCGCTGGATCCCGACGAGGCGCCGGCGCGCGAAGAAGGCGCGGCCCATTTCATCGCCGACAAACTGACCGACATGGGATTCGAGGTTTCGTTCCACACCAAGCGTGAGGGCCGTCCCAATGTCGTGGGCGTCCTCGAAGGCACCGGCGGCGGACCCTCCCTCATTCTAAACGACCACCTCGATACCTATCCCGCTGGCGACTGGAACGCCTGGACCATGACGGGCGGGCATCCGTTCCGTCCCACGCGCCATGGCAACAGGCTGTACGCCCGCGGCACGTCGGATACGCGCGGGAATCTCGCCTGCACGCTGTTGGCTGCGCGCGCGATCCGCGAAGCCGGCGTCGCGTTGCGGGGAACGCTGAAATGCGTCTACACCGCCGACGAGGAAAAAAACGGGCCGGACGGTTCGATTTTCCTGCTCGACGAATGCGGCCTCGACGCCGATTACACGATCGTCTGCGAACCGACCGGCTGGACCAGGCCCGACGGCAGCTGGGGGATGGGTATTGCCGTCGCCAATGGCGGCAACTTCCTGGTCGAAATCGAAACGCGGGGAATCAAGACCCATATCTGGCGACCCGATACCGGCATCAACGCCATCGGCAAGATGGCGCGCCTGCTCGCCGCGTTCGAGACGATGACATTCACCCACACGCCGGCCAGACTTGCCGGCGGCACGCCGCCGACGGCTTCGATCGTGCGCATGCAGGGCGGCGTACGACGCGAAATGCAGTTTACGCCCGATATCTGCCACGGGGTGCTGGCGGTCGTTGGCATTCTGCCCGGCATGACACGCGAGAGCGTGATGGCCGATATCCAGCGCGTCATCGATGCCTGCATGAAAGCCGATCCGGATCTGAAGGCAACCGCGCGGCCCTACCCCGGCGCGCTGTTCGTCGACGGAACGCTGGAGCAGGACGAACTGGCCGACCCGACGGCCGCACTGGGGCGCAGCTACCGCCGCATCCTCAAGGAAGCGCCGGCCTTCTATCGCAAGAACGCCTTCAACGACACCATTCGCTTTGCCGAACGCGGACGCGCCGCCATCACTTTCGGTCCCGGCGAGGACGGCTGGCCTCCCGTCAATGAGTACATCCACATCGACAAGGCGGTCGCCGCCACCAAGATCCTTGCCCTTGCCGTCCTCGAATTGCTCGGGACAGCGGAATGA
- a CDS encoding taurine ABC transporter substrate-binding protein: protein MTRLTRKLGLVAGLILTTLGVASAQELKPIRIGFQSGEINVLLSYALGSGLFKANGLDVKVSQFPAGPAMLPALAAEEVDLAWMGEFPAVTGYSNGLPIQILFMERIDATNVRLVANPAGGIAAPADLKGKRVGAAIGSTSHYHLLRALSQANLKASDLTLVNLTPANMPPAYIAGQIDAAFVWEPNAGVIERAGAKPIATTKSLGMITGGVWVTRKAFIGGSPDTLQRFLKTWDQAQQDYKAKPAEVRQYEAKRIDMAPAQFDTLIEGQTVAHPTLEQTLTADFLGAPGQELNSRLMKHLQGIGAFLLEEKRIQALPGDWTGLFDTKPIQAYLASRK from the coding sequence ATGACCAGACTGACCCGCAAGCTTGGACTCGTCGCCGGCTTGATTCTGACGACGCTCGGCGTCGCTTCGGCGCAGGAGCTGAAGCCGATCCGCATTGGATTCCAGAGCGGCGAAATCAACGTCCTGCTGTCCTACGCACTCGGCTCCGGCCTGTTCAAGGCGAACGGCCTCGACGTGAAAGTCTCGCAATTTCCGGCCGGCCCGGCGATGCTGCCGGCGCTCGCCGCCGAGGAAGTTGATCTGGCATGGATGGGTGAATTCCCGGCGGTGACGGGCTATTCGAACGGCCTGCCGATCCAGATCCTGTTCATGGAACGGATCGACGCCACCAATGTGCGCCTCGTCGCCAATCCCGCCGGCGGTATCGCGGCGCCCGCGGACCTGAAGGGAAAGCGCGTCGGTGCCGCCATCGGCTCGACCAGCCACTACCACCTGCTGCGGGCGCTGTCGCAGGCGAACCTGAAGGCATCCGACCTCACGCTGGTTAACCTGACGCCGGCCAACATGCCGCCGGCCTACATCGCCGGGCAGATCGACGCCGCGTTCGTATGGGAGCCGAATGCCGGTGTCATCGAACGCGCCGGAGCCAAGCCGATCGCGACCACCAAGAGCCTCGGCATGATCACCGGCGGCGTCTGGGTCACCCGCAAGGCGTTCATCGGCGGCAGCCCCGACACTCTGCAGCGCTTCCTCAAGACGTGGGACCAGGCGCAGCAGGATTACAAGGCCAAGCCCGCCGAGGTGCGCCAGTACGAAGCCAAGCGGATCGACATGGCGCCGGCGCAATTCGACACCCTCATCGAAGGCCAGACCGTCGCTCATCCGACGCTGGAGCAAACATTGACCGCCGACTTCCTCGGCGCGCCGGGCCAGGAGCTGAATTCGCGACTGATGAAGCATCTGCAGGGGATCGGCGCTTTCCTCCTCGAAGAGAAGCGCATCCAGGCGCTGCCAGGTGACTGGACCGGCCTGTTCGATACCAAACCCATCCAGGCCTATCTCGCGAGCCGCAAGTGA
- a CDS encoding ABC transporter ATP-binding protein, which translates to MDSPAPVRPILKFEKVGFQYDGRAIMRDVSFAIRPGELVAVLGPSGCGKTTILNMVAGFLQPTEGAAIIDGREITGPGPDRGVVFQAAALYDWMTVADNISFSLRCAGRPKAERRRVAEEMAALVNLTGFKDAYPYQLSGGMRQRVGLARVLAAKPKVMLMDEPFSALDVQTREALQEEVLRIRDQTGCTILFVTHSIDEAVFLGDRIFLLTDLTDGAYDEFAIDLPSPRANSENRLHPTFIRLRETIYRKMRH; encoded by the coding sequence ATGGATTCCCCGGCGCCGGTCCGACCGATCCTCAAGTTCGAGAAAGTCGGATTTCAATACGATGGTCGCGCCATCATGCGGGACGTTTCGTTTGCGATCCGCCCCGGCGAACTCGTCGCGGTGCTCGGGCCCTCCGGCTGCGGCAAGACCACCATCCTCAACATGGTGGCGGGATTTCTCCAGCCGACCGAAGGCGCCGCCATCATCGATGGCCGGGAGATCACCGGTCCGGGGCCGGATCGCGGCGTGGTGTTTCAGGCCGCCGCGCTCTACGACTGGATGACGGTCGCGGACAATATTTCCTTCAGCCTGCGCTGCGCCGGTCGGCCGAAAGCCGAGCGACGCCGCGTCGCGGAGGAAATGGCGGCGCTGGTCAATCTCACCGGTTTCAAAGACGCCTATCCCTACCAGCTGTCCGGCGGCATGCGGCAACGCGTCGGGTTGGCAAGAGTGCTCGCCGCGAAACCAAAAGTCATGCTGATGGACGAGCCGTTCTCGGCGCTCGACGTGCAGACCCGCGAAGCCCTGCAGGAGGAAGTTCTGCGGATTCGCGACCAGACCGGCTGCACCATCCTGTTCGTCACCCACAGCATCGACGAGGCGGTATTCCTCGGCGACCGGATCTTCCTGCTTACCGATTTGACCGACGGCGCCTACGACGAATTCGCGATCGACCTGCCCTCGCCGCGGGCCAACAGCGAAAACCGGCTGCACCCGACCTTCATCCGCCTGCGCGAGACGATCTACCGCAAGATGCGCCATTGA